CCTCCGTAGCCGCACTTGCCGAGCATCCTCGGTGGAAGTCTGTTTCCGTTCGCCTTGTCGCGCAACTGGCGACGTTCGCTCCGCGTATGCTTGTGTTGCAGAACCAGTTGGCGGCTGAAGATTCGGCCGTTCTGTATGAAGAACTGACTGGCGGTATTTCGGATACGACGCCACTGATCGACCTTGCCGTCGCTGCCGGCGACGGGGTATGGACTGCGAAAGATGTGTCGATCTGGGCCTATCCGGAAGAGCAGGTTGTCGCGGCGGCGTCGCTTTCGGAAGGGCAGTTGCTTGCTTACACCAATCTGCTGAGACCGTTTGACGCTCCGTTTGAACGGGCCATTCAATCGTCCAGAAATTTGGAAGATATTCCCGCCGTTCCCCGAAACCTGAGTGATGAAGAACGCAAGCAAATGGTGGAGGAACGCATTATGAAAGCCTACGAAGTGTTTTCGGCGGACCAGTCCAGCGAGAACATGTTCGGCACCCCGTCGCGCCGATTATTGAAGGCTCGCATCAGTCAGATTATGGGCCACACCGACACGAGTGTCATTCAGCAGCTTCAGCAAATTCGAATCACCAGCATGCAGGATTCGTTTCAGATTGCGGTGCCGGAAGCGGTCCGCGAGCAGGTGCCTGGCATGCCGAAAATTATGACGATTCCGTTTCCGCCACTGGTTCGCGAGGTCAACCAATCGTCGACCGGTGATTCATTGTACTGGACGGCCATGTGCCAGATGGATCGAGGCGAAGTGGGGGCATCAATCACCACTTTGGCAAACTATCGCCGCCAGTATCCGGATGGAAAATGGAAGTACCCATCCATGGTAAGTCACGCCGAAGCACTGCTGCAGCAGGAACGAACTGAAGACGCCATCGCGATGCTGCAACAGGCCAATCAGGACGACAACCCGGAAAAGCAACGAGTCGCTCTGATGTTGGATGCACTACAAGCGTCTGATGAATAGTGGGCTGCGATGCTGCCAGAGCTCCGTGTAAGCCGCTTGGCGCTGTTACCTGCCGCAGATTGGAATATGTCCCAACCAAAGACAGGCAGCGCTGACGAGCCAATAGTGACGCCCCGCGAACAATCCCAGACCGTCCAGTTCTTTCGACCGGCGGCATGTTGGGGCGGATAGCATCGCTGATGCACCGCTTGAATGTCAGAGGGCTCTGGAGGTCGCCCGCCTAGTTTCGCTGCACCGATCGTGCCGCGTCCAGCAGAGCGGCGAAGATGCAAAACGGGTAGCTCGGGAGCTGCAGTCGATCACCGGGAGCAGAATCTTGCTACGGATTCGGTTGTGGCCTGAAAAAAGAAAAGCCCGGCTTTAGACAAAGCCGGGCTTCTTTTATGTCCTCAACCGCCTGAAGCTGGCTGAGAAATTGGATTACGAAAACCCAATTTAGTTCGCTTTCTTATCGTCACCAGGCAGCTCACCGGCTTTGATCAGATCGCCGAAGGTCTTGCCTTCTGTAGCGCTCTTTTCCTTTTCAGCCTTCTCAAGAGCTTCCTTGATCTTATCTTCGTCGGTCTGATTTTTCTTGCCGAGGTTCTTACCGACAGCCACGCCGTAATTGTTGCGGGCCTTCTTCTTTTCTTTGGCATCCTTTGGATGGCAAACGGTGCAGCTAAGCTTACCGTTGTCACCACCGTGCTTTTTGGCCAGATCCGGATACGTCTTGGTCATAACCGCAGCGTACTTCGGTCGAGCTGACGCTTCCTCACTGGTCAAAGCGAGAATTGAAAAGACACAGGTACCAGCGATCAGGAATCGACCGAGGGTTTTCAGACTACGCATTCAATTGCCTCCAAAGTTCAAAATTTTGACGTTAAGGTCACCACGGAGCAGGCGACACTGCCATTCTTCGGCCAATCGGCCTCTTGATCAATGCCAAATCTACTCGATATTGCAGCACTATCTCACAGGACGCGCAATTCGTTGTCAAGTGACAGCAGCTCTCAGCCTACGCATTCCGCCTGATGTGAATCCTCTACCATTAGGGCACTTTCCGTTTTGTCGTGGACGATTCGGGCTCTTGGAAAACAGCCTTCATCGTCCGAGCCGCTTACCGCGCGGCCACAAGTCAGCTAGATTCGCTGTCGTGCCAGCTCTGGCGACGTTCAGGGCTGTTTTCGTTCGACCACATACTGACGATGACGTTCGGCTGACGTGGGCTTGCGTATGCTAAACGGCGGCCGTCGCGAGAACTCAGCCTGAACCGCTTCGGCTCGCCCGGCGTTGTAAGCGTCTAAATGAGCGTGAAGCAGGTATCGCAGGACCAGCGGGTTTTGCCGGTTGATCACATAGTGCTGTTGCATGGCGAAGGAGGCGCCCATCCAACCATCCTGCCGTACATGCCAGAACGTCGGATAGTGCGGGTTGTCCGGGTGATCGAAATAGGTGATGCCTTCCGTAACCACGTGTCTATCGGAGCCCGATCCGACTCCGACGGGGCCACTGTAATCCATCCATCTGGCCTGCTTTCCGAAAACGTTTTCTTCACCAGAACGGCCTTCACTGTCTGTAATCCGGCCTCCACCAAAAAACGATGACAGCGTTTTCGAAACTCGCACAGCCAGCAGCCCGAAATTCGTCTTGTTTAGCGTCACAGTATCGAGTCCCGGACCAGGCCGCAGCGTGAGTTGCAGCTCAAGGACGTGTTCTTTTTCGTTCACAGGCCTTAGAGCTGCAACCAGATCCTGTTCCATCAGTTCGTTGTCGCTTTCGTCGAACCAGCCCAGGGCACACGCCATCACGGCTTCTTCCTGACCATCGCGGTAGGCGTACCAATGCTTCTGGCGGATTTGAGCCTTCGTCGAATCGGACCAGAAGTCGACGTCGTTGATTTTCTGAGACGCAAACCAGACGGATCGATGGTGGTCGTGGTTCTCAGCGCCCGGATGCCCCATGCGAGTCAGCGATATGCCGGACGGTCCCGTGAAGGGATAGAAAAACGGACGCGGGTACTTTTTGTCAAAGTGCCAACTCAGTTTTTGCACACCGTCGACGCGAAGCGAGACCTGATGATCGGGCAACGGAATCACTTCGCATCGCTGGAGCTTAAATTCGTCGGCGTGGGAGCATTCGCAATAGGCTATCGATGTCAGAATCAAGAGTGATCGCCACAGGTTCATGCTTCGTCCTCTTCCGGCAGAGCCGGTATTTCTCGCGTTGTTTGTTCGCTGAATTCTTCAGTTTGTGAGGCGAGCACTTCGACCGCAATTTCGGTGTCGCCCAGAAAAATACGGTCACCTGTTTGCAGCACGTGGCACGTAATGTCGTGGCCGTTCACGATGGTGAGATTGGTGGAATCCATGTCGTGAATTTCGAATTGCCCAAAGTCGTTCAGGCGAATTTCGGAATGCTGGCGACTAAGCAATTCGTCCTGGATAGTGATGTCCACCTGTTTACTGCGGCCAAGCACGACGGGCAACTGATCGCCGGTCAACTCCACACGGGAGTTTGCCAGCGCGGGTGAAGTCAGGACGAGTTTCTTCACGAGCGTTTCCCTTTTTAATCAATCAAGAAGCGGCCGGCATCGTTTTGTAGCCGATAGGCGAGCGATGCGTTCCGGAAACGATTTGTTGCACATCCCTGGTGCAAACCCGCCATACACAAACCATGCATCAACCGTCTACGCGGTGTAACCGGACGTAGGGTTTCCCAGAATAACCACCTTCATCCGTGCGTCTTGCGCGTTCGTCGAAATGGTGAACTAAGTTTACATACATTCGAATGCTTAGGTTTCTGCGAACGCAACTGCGATGACGACGGATATTTCCGACACACTGCCACCAAATGCAACTGCCCCGGATTCGCCGGGAAGAGTGACAGCTGCGCAGCGTTTCGCGGAATGCATTATGCAACGTCTGGACGCACTCGACCAGCGTCTGGATACCCTCGCCCCCGCAAACGCACCGAGCAACGACGCTGGCTCTGCGGAAGCCACCGACCTGACGCCAATTCGGCAAGTTCTTGAGCAACAGTCGGCGGCAATTACATGCATCGCCAGTTCTGTCGCCGAACTTAAGAACAGCCTTGCGTCTGGAAACGCCAGCGGCTCAAAAGAACCGGACGTTGCCCCCGCGGAAGCGGAACCAGAAGACGAGAACGCTGCATCGGCTGATGAGGCTGCCCCGGCGGAAGTGGCGGACGCGTGGTCGCAAATTCGTCAGGCATTCTTGACGGAAGAAGCGGAACCGTCGTCGACGGCAGAAAGCACTTCGTCTGACGGTGCGGAGGCTGACGCGAATGAAGGCGATGAGCCGCCGCCGCAGCCTGCCGTTAGCTCGCCTACCGCTGAAGCCGCTGTGACGGTGGAAAAATGTGAGATTCCGGCGGAGCAGATACCTCGTCCCGTTGACTGCGCAAAACTGTCGAACGAACAGTTAATCGCAGCAGTCCATGAACGCGATGAATTTGCGACGCTGTTGATGCACCGCCTGCAGGCTCGCCTGCTGCGAGCTCAACCTCTGACATCTGATCAGCTCGCCGAGATGGCCGAAACGCTGCCGGACGATCTGCAGACTCGAGTTATCAGCACGCTCAAGCTTATGGACACCCAGGCACGCCTGGGAGAACTTGAGCTATCGCTGGAACGAGCTCAACTCGCAAGAAAGAAGTCGGCTCTACAAACAGCCCACGAAAAACTAGCGGCCTCAGCACGCGTGATTGGGCTTACGCTTAATGACGACGGAAACGTGGTTGGCGAAGTCAACGTCGCCGCCAAAGGCACGCGCGGCAGGCAATGGCTGGGCGCCATGGGCTTTGGAAACTAGACCACTCCACGCCAAAATGGGAGCACGGTTCCTTCAAGTGTGGCCGGGATTGGACTAAGCGCAGCGAAGGAAACCACGGGGTTCCCCTGCGACAGCCACGAAAGACCGTCGCAGGGTTTGGGCTTCATCCACAAGTGCTGTTATTTCGCAAACACTTCGTGTTGAGCATCGCCGCCGCTGATGACGTAGGCGACCAAATTCAGGATCTCGTCTTTCGTCATGCGATTGAACAGGCCCTCGGGCATTGGTGACGTCTTCGACACGATGAGTTCGTCAATTGTCTTGCGGTCGATACTCACACGTTTATTGGGGTCTGTGAGGTCGGTGTTCAGCGTAAGCTGGTCGCCGCTGAGATTGACCACCACGCCTGTGTGAGTCAGGCCGGCCTCTGTGACGACGGTGATGGCCGAAAACTGTTCGTTAATCACCTTGCTGGGATTCAGCACCTGATCCAGCAGGTCGTGCGGTGAATAGCGACGACCGGCAGAAGTCAGGTCCGGTCCTGTCATGCCACCTTGATTCTGGAAGCGGTGGCAGGCATAACAACCGGACGCCGCGAACATCTTTTGGCCATTCGCGTGGTCGCGTTTCGTCAATTCTGATTTTGCGGCAGCGGACAGTTCGTCGAGTGTCCACTTGGTTTCGCTGCGTCCGGCAAAAACTTCGCCAAGGTGTTCAAGGGCGGACTTTTTCTCCGGCTTCTTCGCCAGCAGCGCGGCCATTGACGATTTCTCGGCGGGCGTCAGTGAGGCGACAGCGTCGTTGCGGATGAATTCGATGAACTTTTCAAAGCTCGCTCCGCCGCGATAGTTGGCCGCTTTCAGGAACCATTCGAAGTACGAAGTTCGTAGTTCGGGCGTCCAGCCTGCCGTCAGCATGCGAATGGATCGAGCGTACTGCATCTGTTCTTCCTGCGTGGGAGCAGTGTTGATCAGTGCGATGGCCTTGGCGGCGACGGTCGGGGACTGCAGCCAGCCGAGTGTTTCGCACAGCAGCCAGTTGACCTCGGGCGACTGTGAAGGAAACAACGGATCGAAACGTTCAATTAGTTTGGCAACCGTCGCGTCGTCGGGCCGACCAAATCGATTCAGGATAATCTGGGTGGCTCGTTGAAGAGTGAGTTGCTGCGGTTCGGCAAGCTTCTGAGCATCGATTGCAATCACGGCGTCCAGAAGTTTACTTCGGATCGCCGCGTCAACAGGCGGCGTTTCCGGCTTACGGTGCTGAGGACAAACGCCTGTCACGCGAGCCAAAGCCAGGAGTGCTTCGACCTGTTTTGCCGGATCGGATTCCGTCAGCGCCTTGTCGGCCCATTCGGCTGTGGGCTGGTGTTCAACGGCGGTGCGAGCGGCAAAGCGGATGAATCGATCGTCGTCCGCAAGATACGGCCACGCGGTTTGAATCGCTTTCGGATTCTGATGACCGTGGAACTGCTCCAGCATGTGTCGGGTGTCGCGAGCCTTGTTTTCTTTCGCAACGTACTGCACAGGAGCGGTCGATTCGTCACCGACGTATGTCACTCGATACAGCCCCGATTGCACACGGCGGCCACCGATCGTGAAATACATCGCACCGTCGGTCGGGTGGATAATCGCGTCTGTGATCGGCAATGGTGCACCGGTGACAAATTCTTCTTTCGTCGCGGTATAGGTCGCTCCGTCGGGTTCCAAATGAACGGCGTACAGCTTGCCCCAACTCCAGTCCAACGAGTACAGCGCGTTTTGATACTTGGCTGGGAACTTCGCGCCGTATCCGAATGTCATGCCGGTTGGAGAACCCGGACCGATGTCCAGAACGGGTGGAAGGTTGTCGGCGTAAAAGGGCATCCGCTTGCCGGCACCGTTTCGCCAGCCGAATTCGGCGCCGCTGGTCACGTGGCAAATTCGGGTCGGTCGGTACCATGGCGTGTTGAAATCGTATTCCATGTCCGCGTCATAGGTGAACAGTTCGCCGTCGCGGTTGACGGCGGCGTCAAAGATGTTGCGGAAGCCGGATGCAACTGCTTCAAACTTCTGACCGTCCGGTGTGACGCGATAGATGATTCCCCCCGGCGCCAACACGCCTCGATTATGGCCGCGACCATCAGGCATACTCGGCAGCAAGTGGTCTTCACCCCAAACCTGCCGCACGGGCGACGTGTCGGCCAGTGGCGGCGGAGTCGTGTTGTTGCCGGTGACGAGGTAGAAGGCTTCGCCGTCGGGAGTTGGCACCAACGCGTGTACGCCGTGATCGCTTCTGGAATCGACCTTGTGCAGCAGTTCGACTTTGTCCAACTGATCATCACCGTTGCTGTCGGTGATGCGGTACATCCCGGATGAAATTTTTTGCTCGTAGTCATTCACACCCACGTACAGAGCATCAAAGGCCCAGATCATTCCGTTGACGCCTCGAATGTTGGCCGGCACCTGCTCAACGTCTGCCCCGCTGACAGCTTCACCAGGGGCTGGCGGAGTGATCCGATACAGGCCACCAAACTGATCGCTAACCAGCAATCGGCCCTTGTTGTCCGTGCAAAGATTGACCCATGAACCCTGCTCCTGCCCCGGTACAGAATAAAGCAGTTCGACCTGGAACCCTTTGGCCGCTGAAATGCGATCGATTGGCGTGGCTTTATTGCCGCCAATGGCCGCACCAGCTGGCGGTTTAATCTGCGGAGTCGCAGGTGGCTGGTTCGCTTTTTGAGCCGCGCGAGCACGCTGTTTTCGCTCCTTTCTGGCATTCTGAGCGGACGCTTCAGGCGACAAACAGACGCAACACAATGCGATGGAAAGGGCCAGGCAGGCCGTGGTAAACCAAGACAAACTTTTCATTTTTACCTGTTCAAAACAACGGAGTTGCGCGGGGAGTATTTC
This DNA window, taken from Fuerstiella marisgermanici, encodes the following:
- a CDS encoding PmoA family protein, producing the protein MNLWRSLLILTSIAYCECSHADEFKLQRCEVIPLPDHQVSLRVDGVQKLSWHFDKKYPRPFFYPFTGPSGISLTRMGHPGAENHDHHRSVWFASQKINDVDFWSDSTKAQIRQKHWYAYRDGQEEAVMACALGWFDESDNELMEQDLVAALRPVNEKEHVLELQLTLRPGPGLDTVTLNKTNFGLLAVRVSKTLSSFFGGGRITDSEGRSGEENVFGKQARWMDYSGPVGVGSGSDRHVVTEGITYFDHPDNPHYPTFWHVRQDGWMGASFAMQQHYVINRQNPLVLRYLLHAHLDAYNAGRAEAVQAEFSRRPPFSIRKPTSAERHRQYVVERKQP
- a CDS encoding c-type cytochrome → MKSLSWFTTACLALSIALCCVCLSPEASAQNARKERKQRARAAQKANQPPATPQIKPPAGAAIGGNKATPIDRISAAKGFQVELLYSVPGQEQGSWVNLCTDNKGRLLVSDQFGGLYRITPPAPGEAVSGADVEQVPANIRGVNGMIWAFDALYVGVNDYEQKISSGMYRITDSNGDDQLDKVELLHKVDSRSDHGVHALVPTPDGEAFYLVTGNNTTPPPLADTSPVRQVWGEDHLLPSMPDGRGHNRGVLAPGGIIYRVTPDGQKFEAVASGFRNIFDAAVNRDGELFTYDADMEYDFNTPWYRPTRICHVTSGAEFGWRNGAGKRMPFYADNLPPVLDIGPGSPTGMTFGYGAKFPAKYQNALYSLDWSWGKLYAVHLEPDGATYTATKEEFVTGAPLPITDAIIHPTDGAMYFTIGGRRVQSGLYRVTYVGDESTAPVQYVAKENKARDTRHMLEQFHGHQNPKAIQTAWPYLADDDRFIRFAARTAVEHQPTAEWADKALTESDPAKQVEALLALARVTGVCPQHRKPETPPVDAAIRSKLLDAVIAIDAQKLAEPQQLTLQRATQIILNRFGRPDDATVAKLIERFDPLFPSQSPEVNWLLCETLGWLQSPTVAAKAIALINTAPTQEEQMQYARSIRMLTAGWTPELRTSYFEWFLKAANYRGGASFEKFIEFIRNDAVASLTPAEKSSMAALLAKKPEKKSALEHLGEVFAGRSETKWTLDELSAAAKSELTKRDHANGQKMFAASGCYACHRFQNQGGMTGPDLTSAGRRYSPHDLLDQVLNPSKVINEQFSAITVVTEAGLTHTGVVVNLSGDQLTLNTDLTDPNKRVSIDRKTIDELIVSKTSPMPEGLFNRMTKDEILNLVAYVISGGDAQHEVFAK
- a CDS encoding FHA domain-containing protein is translated as MKKLVLTSPALANSRVELTGDQLPVVLGRSKQVDITIQDELLSRQHSEIRLNDFGQFEIHDMDSTNLTIVNGHDITCHVLQTGDRIFLGDTEIAVEVLASQTEEFSEQTTREIPALPEEDEA